A single window of Dermacentor albipictus isolate Rhodes 1998 colony chromosome 1, USDA_Dalb.pri_finalv2, whole genome shotgun sequence DNA harbors:
- the LOC135898779 gene encoding lysozyme-like — protein MSPRTAAVACLALYALAVGSNAQVNDDPTRKCLNCICYASTKCNTQIGCTNGGPNSYFCGPYQISHAYWIDAGKPGNFDHFEKCLKDQVCAETAVVNYMNKWGTDCDGDGQVTCYDYARMHKAGRSGCSAASWVDATDYWAQFQECYGPSPSPQGLGPGDDSGISGLDARTNKRN, from the exons GGTCCAATGCTCAAGTCAACGACGACCCGACACGGAAGTGCCTCAACTGCATCTGCTAC GCCAGCACCAAGTGCAACACGCAAATTGGCTGCACCAACGGCGGCCCCAACTCGTACTTCTGCGGACCCTACCAGATCTCGCACGCCTACTGGATCGACGCTGGAAAGCCTGGGAACTTTGACC ACTTCGAGAAGTGCCTGAAGGATCAGGTTTGCGCCGAGACAGCGGTGGTCAACTACATGAACAAGTGGGGCACCGACTGCGACGGCGACGGCCAGGTCACGTGCTACGACTACGCACGCATGCACAAGGCCGGCCGCTCGGGTTGCTCGGCGGCCTCGTGGGTGGACGCGACAGACTACTGGGCCCAGTTCCAGGAGTGCTACGGCCCGTCGCCGTCCCCGCAGGGACTCGGACCCGGTGACGACTCCGGCATCAGCGGCCTCGATGCCCGCACCAACAAACGCAACTAG